One Phycisphaera mikurensis NBRC 102666 DNA window includes the following coding sequences:
- a CDS encoding outer membrane protein assembly factor BamB family protein codes for MRIRDASVLRAGSVLAVIPAVLAAAPAAADAVPLGSAVYVEDSPTAVQQLLRAEELAAAGRLQDAAAALDRAVENHGGDLVPAGGDPAEFGDASRRFVEVRSRVAERLAADPPLAAAYRVAFGDEAQRLADRAGRPADPADRRTALGEVALRYGATAAGRTAALDAAGYALEAADPADARRWLAVAGSVAGEEAGDAGRGAELHAAADAVEAAARAAAAAAAAAGSDAASAPLAAGGAEPGLGAAWTFWFGPLGVEPGVDQSRRLGSGRRAASPPLVAARGSAVFLNTGALLLRLDRDAGRPVWSVDPRGVPVPPVAGAAEGGRGVLLRGDAAIAVLGESPDPRQRRFGLVEPGREPTRLVAVDARTGAARWSVTPEALDPSLARAALAGTPIGDPADAAGQPLVVLLRRAGRAGFVDTRVAGVDPATGALRWTRPLSSVSSDARFGNPDEPAPVGVAAGGRVYVDAGLGVTAALDPRTGRIAWLRVDEPDPGAAGRGTRSRAPVAGPFAPILTGAGLIVGLPDGGHALLDPGSGRRLAMPGPLGVSHDRAELQAVRDCGRLVGLVATAGGEAVALDPDTLAERWRVPAGEALPRPDGEARPAGPEVVLVAGRDAFRRRLSDGALLAREPGGAGFARVRLPGGGWIQASPAAVRLHDRPGAAAERLAARVAASPEDPSAGLALAWLGLERADPAWLLAGTDAALDAAAAAGGQEAGPVAAELLERVATAGADRAFDGVRREVLSRIAASGAADPIALAMVSSEAARSEGRLADAVALLQEVIDDPGLADRLFVLRGTTRRAGLEARERLAGLLAEGRERGIDLYATQRDRADAAFVAAREADDAAALSEVARRFPFSAAAAGALAAAAEKAGGAADPAGVRATRSLWRSAYRAALAASESGDAAADQVAARAAAALVAGEAAAGRPAAARGWARRFRRELPGVALPLRGLETATASAADPVEAWIDAAAAGGGDAADGLPRLPGVWTVRGRRPGALVPALPAAAADAGAARLGAAFGEADPAATPAGRAGGSRVVVTGGDAAAAWSVLVPAAGGRTERGFDFPPPPGDAVLLLDDGDLLLLFSAASGTLHRVRPPGGSGGAFAAGDAGTLELFDPGPLLASVPEAAAEPAAAAGTVGGVAQRIEAEGRRDRAQQEAIRRLRENRAARVGDRLGPRVLVNGRVLANGRAVDDGTVAVRGERLAAATPGVVVVAGADGRVVAADPGTGRVQWARRVPVASLDGLYLDEENLVLRGMDAPGAESAAHRLLRLDPLTGETLAPDVVEASQRPLGVAVGGGRLVVAFERFVAAYGLPGGGLLWRAPIAEDEAAGFSGRLIAGDDVVVAGTAAGGVTLCVYDAATGEPRARPLVPEPGRGALPPGGALLLGDRLDLPGGRAVDARGRRLFETPGVDAAPARVDVSATEVLVASADGGGAAVLRLDRETGRMSGRFDLPEPPGGRSAGVPLLRLVQRLLVAEDAAGLLVVDAEPAD; via the coding sequence ATGCGGATCCGCGACGCGAGCGTGCTCCGGGCGGGTTCGGTTTTGGCGGTGATCCCGGCGGTGCTGGCCGCCGCGCCCGCCGCGGCGGACGCCGTCCCGCTGGGGTCCGCGGTGTACGTGGAGGACTCGCCGACGGCGGTGCAGCAGCTGCTGCGGGCCGAGGAGCTGGCGGCGGCGGGGCGGCTGCAAGACGCCGCCGCGGCGCTCGATCGCGCGGTCGAGAACCACGGCGGCGACCTCGTTCCGGCGGGCGGCGATCCCGCGGAATTTGGCGACGCGAGCCGCCGCTTCGTGGAGGTCCGCAGCCGGGTCGCGGAGCGGCTCGCGGCCGATCCGCCCCTCGCCGCGGCGTACCGCGTGGCCTTCGGCGACGAGGCGCAGCGGCTGGCGGACCGGGCGGGCCGGCCGGCGGACCCCGCGGATCGCCGCACGGCCCTGGGCGAGGTCGCCCTCCGCTACGGCGCGACCGCCGCGGGGCGGACCGCCGCCCTCGACGCGGCGGGGTACGCGCTCGAGGCGGCGGATCCCGCGGACGCCCGGCGCTGGCTGGCGGTCGCGGGGTCGGTCGCCGGCGAAGAGGCGGGCGATGCCGGACGCGGTGCGGAGCTGCACGCGGCGGCCGACGCGGTGGAGGCGGCCGCCCGTGCCGCGGCGGCCGCGGCGGCCGCGGCCGGCTCGGACGCCGCGTCCGCCCCCCTCGCGGCGGGCGGAGCGGAGCCCGGCCTCGGCGCGGCCTGGACCTTCTGGTTCGGCCCGCTGGGGGTGGAGCCCGGCGTCGACCAGAGCCGGAGGCTGGGCAGCGGCCGGCGTGCCGCGTCCCCGCCCCTCGTCGCGGCGCGGGGCTCCGCCGTGTTTCTCAACACCGGTGCGCTGCTGCTGCGGCTGGACCGTGACGCGGGCCGGCCGGTCTGGTCGGTGGATCCGCGGGGCGTGCCCGTGCCGCCGGTCGCGGGTGCCGCGGAGGGCGGGCGGGGCGTCCTGCTGCGGGGTGACGCCGCCATCGCGGTGCTCGGCGAGAGCCCCGACCCGCGGCAGCGACGCTTCGGCCTCGTCGAACCCGGCCGCGAGCCGACGCGGCTGGTGGCGGTGGACGCCCGGACCGGCGCGGCCCGGTGGTCGGTGACCCCCGAGGCGCTCGACCCGAGCCTCGCCCGCGCCGCCCTGGCGGGCACACCGATCGGGGACCCGGCCGACGCCGCCGGCCAGCCGCTGGTCGTGCTGCTGCGGCGGGCGGGCCGCGCCGGCTTCGTCGACACGCGGGTGGCGGGCGTCGACCCGGCGACGGGCGCGCTGCGGTGGACGCGGCCGCTCTCGAGCGTGTCCAGCGACGCCCGCTTCGGGAATCCCGATGAGCCCGCGCCCGTCGGTGTGGCCGCGGGCGGGCGGGTGTACGTGGACGCGGGGCTCGGCGTCACCGCCGCCCTGGACCCGCGGACCGGCCGCATCGCCTGGCTGCGGGTCGATGAGCCGGACCCGGGGGCTGCGGGCCGCGGCACGCGTTCCCGCGCCCCGGTGGCGGGCCCGTTTGCGCCGATCCTCACCGGCGCCGGGCTGATCGTCGGTCTGCCCGACGGCGGCCACGCGCTGCTGGATCCCGGCAGCGGCCGGCGGCTGGCGATGCCCGGCCCGCTCGGCGTCTCGCACGACCGGGCGGAGCTGCAGGCGGTCCGCGACTGCGGCCGCCTCGTCGGGCTCGTCGCGACGGCGGGCGGCGAGGCCGTCGCGCTCGACCCCGACACGCTGGCCGAGCGCTGGCGGGTGCCCGCGGGCGAGGCCCTCCCGCGGCCGGACGGGGAAGCCCGGCCGGCCGGGCCGGAGGTGGTCCTGGTGGCGGGGCGGGACGCCTTCCGTCGCCGGCTCTCCGACGGCGCCTTGCTCGCACGCGAGCCCGGAGGCGCCGGATTCGCCCGGGTCCGGCTGCCCGGCGGCGGCTGGATCCAAGCCTCGCCCGCGGCCGTCCGCCTGCACGACCGGCCCGGCGCCGCGGCCGAGCGGCTGGCCGCACGCGTGGCCGCCTCGCCCGAAGATCCCTCCGCCGGCCTCGCCCTCGCGTGGCTCGGCCTCGAGCGCGCCGACCCGGCGTGGCTGCTGGCGGGCACCGACGCCGCGCTCGACGCCGCGGCCGCCGCGGGCGGCCAGGAGGCCGGCCCGGTCGCGGCGGAGCTGCTCGAGCGGGTGGCCACGGCGGGAGCGGACCGCGCCTTCGACGGCGTCCGGCGGGAGGTGCTCTCCCGCATCGCGGCCTCCGGCGCGGCCGATCCGATCGCGCTCGCGATGGTCTCCTCCGAGGCGGCACGCTCCGAGGGTCGTCTCGCCGACGCCGTCGCGCTGCTGCAGGAGGTCATCGACGACCCGGGCCTGGCGGACCGGCTGTTCGTGCTGCGGGGGACGACCCGCCGGGCCGGTCTGGAGGCGCGGGAGCGGCTGGCGGGGCTCCTCGCCGAGGGCCGCGAGCGGGGGATCGACCTCTACGCGACCCAGCGGGACCGGGCCGACGCCGCGTTCGTCGCGGCACGCGAGGCGGACGATGCGGCGGCGCTGTCCGAGGTCGCGCGACGCTTCCCCTTCTCGGCGGCGGCCGCCGGCGCCCTGGCCGCCGCCGCCGAGAAGGCCGGCGGCGCGGCCGATCCCGCGGGCGTCCGCGCGACCCGGTCGCTGTGGCGCTCCGCCTACCGCGCCGCCCTCGCCGCGAGCGAGAGCGGCGACGCGGCCGCGGACCAGGTGGCGGCGCGGGCCGCCGCGGCGCTGGTGGCGGGAGAGGCCGCGGCGGGACGCCCCGCCGCGGCCCGCGGCTGGGCTCGCCGCTTCCGTCGGGAGCTGCCCGGCGTTGCGCTGCCGCTCCGGGGGCTGGAGACGGCGACCGCCTCGGCGGCCGACCCGGTGGAGGCCTGGATCGACGCGGCCGCGGCGGGGGGAGGCGACGCCGCGGACGGGCTGCCTCGCCTGCCCGGGGTGTGGACGGTCCGCGGCCGGCGGCCCGGGGCGCTCGTGCCCGCGCTGCCGGCCGCGGCCGCCGACGCGGGGGCCGCGCGGCTCGGCGCCGCCTTCGGGGAAGCCGATCCGGCCGCCACCCCCGCCGGCCGCGCCGGGGGCTCCCGGGTCGTCGTCACCGGCGGCGACGCGGCGGCGGCGTGGTCGGTGCTCGTGCCCGCTGCCGGCGGGCGCACCGAGCGGGGCTTCGACTTCCCCCCGCCGCCGGGCGACGCCGTCCTCCTGCTCGACGACGGCGACCTCCTCCTGCTGTTCAGCGCCGCCTCGGGCACGCTCCACCGCGTGCGTCCGCCCGGCGGGTCGGGCGGGGCCTTCGCCGCCGGCGACGCGGGGACGCTGGAGCTCTTCGATCCCGGGCCGCTGCTGGCCTCCGTCCCCGAAGCCGCCGCCGAGCCCGCCGCCGCCGCCGGCACCGTCGGCGGCGTTGCGCAGCGGATCGAGGCCGAGGGTCGGCGCGACCGGGCCCAGCAGGAAGCCATCCGGAGGCTGCGTGAGAACCGCGCCGCCCGCGTCGGCGACCGCCTCGGCCCCCGCGTGCTCGTGAACGGCCGCGTCCTGGCGAACGGCCGGGCCGTCGACGACGGCACCGTCGCGGTCCGCGGCGAGCGGCTCGCAGCCGCCACCCCCGGCGTCGTCGTGGTGGCCGGGGCGGACGGTCGGGTCGTCGCGGCCGATCCCGGCACGGGCCGGGTGCAGTGGGCGCGGCGGGTGCCGGTGGCGTCGCTGGATGGGCTGTACCTCGACGAGGAGAACCTCGTCCTCCGCGGCATGGACGCGCCCGGCGCCGAGTCCGCCGCCCACCGGCTGCTCCGCCTCGACCCGCTCACCGGCGAGACGCTCGCGCCCGACGTGGTCGAGGCGTCCCAGCGGCCGCTCGGCGTCGCCGTCGGCGGCGGGCGGCTCGTCGTCGCCTTCGAGCGCTTCGTGGCCGCCTACGGGCTGCCCGGCGGCGGCCTGCTGTGGCGGGCGCCGATCGCCGAGGACGAGGCGGCGGGCTTCTCCGGCCGGCTCATCGCCGGCGATGACGTCGTCGTCGCCGGCACCGCCGCCGGGGGTGTCACCCTTTGCGTGTACGACGCCGCGACCGGCGAACCGCGGGCCCGGCCGCTGGTGCCCGAACCGGGACGCGGTGCTCTGCCGCCGGGGGGCGCCCTGCTCTTGGGCGACCGGCTCGACCTGCCCGGTGGCCGCGCCGTCGACGCCCGCGGGCGTCGCCTCTTCGAGACGCCCGGCGTGGACGCCGCCCCCGCCCGCGTCGACGTCTCCGCCACCGAGGTCCTCGTCGCTTCCGCGGACGGCGGCGGCGCGGCCGTCCTCCGGCTGGACCGCGAGACGGGCCGCATGAGCGGGCGCTTCGACCTCCCGGAGCCGCCGGGCGGCCGCTCCGCCGGTGTGCCTCTGCTCCGCCTGGTTCAGCGGCTCCTGGTCGCCGAGGACGCCGCCGGCCTGCTCGTCGTCGACGCGGAGCCCGCCGATTGA
- the glyA gene encoding serine hydroxymethyltransferase, producing the protein MPSLSVSLDPAKPLLSVKAGVGEPAPAGVSALQASDPEIAALVAQEKDRQHRTLEMIASENHASHAVMEAQGSCLTNKYAEGYPGKRYYSGCAFHDEVETLAIERAKRLFGCGYANVQPHSGASANLAVQLALFDPGDTFAAIELSDGGHLTHGSPVNLSGKWLNPVTYNLVTDESREDWGHLDYDSVDRVCAEHKPKVLMTGYSAYPRTIDFARFREIADRHGAILWADVAHIAGLIAGGAHPSPFPHCHVVTTTTHKTLRGPRGGMILTDDADLAKRFNSAVFPGTQGGPLMHVIAAKAVAFGEDLQPSFRAYAEQVVANAKRLAGELMDRGYKLASNGTDNHLILVDLRATDPELTGKDAASWLERAGIIANMNTVPNETRSPFKTSGIRLGTPALTTRGLRADDLAEVAGFIDRVLTSRGDAAVIDAVRADVESLCDRFPRLSA; encoded by the coding sequence ATGCCCTCCCTCTCCGTCTCGCTCGATCCCGCCAAGCCGCTTCTCTCCGTGAAAGCGGGCGTGGGCGAGCCCGCTCCCGCGGGAGTCTCGGCCCTGCAGGCGAGCGATCCCGAGATCGCCGCGCTCGTCGCCCAGGAGAAGGACCGCCAGCACCGCACCCTGGAGATGATCGCCAGCGAGAACCACGCGAGCCACGCGGTGATGGAGGCCCAGGGCAGCTGCCTCACCAACAAGTACGCCGAGGGCTACCCCGGCAAGCGCTACTACTCGGGCTGTGCGTTCCACGACGAGGTGGAGACCCTCGCCATCGAGCGGGCCAAGCGGCTCTTCGGCTGCGGGTACGCCAACGTGCAGCCCCACTCGGGGGCCTCGGCGAACCTGGCCGTGCAGCTGGCCCTTTTCGACCCCGGCGACACCTTCGCCGCGATCGAGCTCTCCGACGGCGGCCACCTCACCCACGGCAGCCCGGTGAACCTCTCGGGCAAGTGGCTCAACCCCGTCACGTACAACCTGGTCACCGACGAGTCGCGGGAGGACTGGGGCCACCTGGACTACGACAGCGTCGACCGCGTGTGCGCCGAGCACAAGCCCAAGGTCCTGATGACCGGCTACTCGGCGTACCCGCGCACGATCGACTTCGCCCGCTTCCGCGAGATCGCCGACCGGCACGGCGCGATCCTCTGGGCCGACGTGGCGCACATCGCCGGGCTCATCGCCGGCGGGGCGCACCCCTCCCCCTTCCCGCACTGCCACGTCGTGACCACCACCACGCACAAGACGCTGCGTGGTCCACGCGGCGGCATGATCCTCACCGACGACGCGGACCTCGCGAAGAGGTTCAACTCGGCCGTCTTCCCCGGCACCCAGGGCGGCCCGCTCATGCACGTCATCGCCGCCAAGGCCGTCGCCTTCGGCGAGGACCTGCAGCCCTCCTTCAGGGCCTACGCCGAGCAGGTCGTCGCCAACGCCAAGCGCCTCGCGGGCGAGCTGATGGACCGCGGCTACAAGCTCGCCAGCAACGGCACCGACAACCACCTCATCCTGGTGGACCTCCGCGCGACCGACCCCGAGCTCACCGGCAAGGACGCCGCGTCCTGGCTGGAGCGGGCCGGCATCATCGCCAACATGAACACCGTGCCCAACGAGACCCGCAGCCCCTTCAAGACCAGCGGCATCCGTCTGGGCACCCCCGCCTTGACCACCCGCGGCCTCCGCGCCGACGACCTCGCCGAGGTCGCCGGTTTCATCGACCGCGTGCTGACCAGCCGCGGCGACGCCGCCGTCATCGACGCCGTCCGCGCCGACGTCGAGTCCCTCTGCGACCGCTTCCCCCGGCTCTCCGCCTGA
- a CDS encoding DUF2721 domain-containing protein, producing MQDLSLSTPALLFSAISLLLLAYTNRFMGYANLVRTLYERFQQDPASVLEAQIANLRRRIYLTRNMQVLGVASLFLCVASMLLVYVGQDLVAAYAFGVALLLLAASLGVSLYEITISVRSLELHLADMQKR from the coding sequence ATGCAGGACCTCTCGCTCTCCACGCCGGCGCTGCTCTTCTCGGCGATCTCGCTGCTGCTGCTGGCCTACACCAACCGCTTCATGGGCTACGCGAACCTGGTGCGGACTCTCTACGAGCGGTTCCAGCAGGACCCCGCGAGCGTGCTGGAGGCGCAGATCGCGAACCTGCGGCGGCGGATCTACCTGACCCGCAACATGCAGGTCCTCGGCGTCGCGAGCCTGTTCCTCTGCGTCGCGTCGATGCTGCTCGTCTACGTCGGCCAAGACCTTGTCGCCGCCTACGCCTTCGGCGTCGCGCTGCTCCTGCTCGCCGCTTCGCTGGGCGTCTCGCTCTACGAGATCACGATCTCGGTGAGGAGCTTGGAGCTTCACCTCGCCGACATGCAGAAGCGGTAG
- a CDS encoding metallophosphoesterase family protein, translating into MRVVQISDLHLGHEDPTDPDHAAPNRLAWAHLERLVTGGFDALPAGEPWRVVVTGDLADLGFRDPTEYPRIAAFFRGLPTRSAAVASVHLVPGNHDAGNFPSSLTDWPVNADRLAAWAEAFGPDRFSFAADGLRLLGCNSQVWGSGLAAEAEQEAWLREELDQAERAGEKVALFQHAPLFLREPDERRTGRELYWCPEPAARDRVLALLDRPCVAAVCNGHVHRWRERRVGPTLFRWCPAVSGTHTDADYFPGDGEPHLHVLPTIETTPGGGLRFGHASSPLVTTVRYA; encoded by the coding sequence ATGCGCGTCGTCCAGATCTCCGACCTCCACCTGGGCCACGAAGATCCGACCGACCCGGACCACGCCGCGCCCAACCGCCTCGCCTGGGCCCACCTCGAACGCCTCGTCACCGGCGGCTTCGACGCGCTCCCCGCCGGCGAGCCTTGGCGGGTGGTCGTCACCGGCGACCTCGCCGACCTCGGCTTCCGGGACCCGACCGAGTACCCGCGGATCGCGGCCTTCTTCCGCGGTCTGCCGACGCGGTCCGCGGCGGTCGCGTCGGTGCACCTCGTGCCCGGCAACCACGACGCCGGCAACTTCCCCTCGTCGCTGACCGATTGGCCGGTGAACGCCGACCGCCTCGCCGCCTGGGCCGAAGCCTTCGGGCCCGACCGCTTCTCGTTCGCGGCCGACGGCCTCCGCCTCCTGGGCTGCAACAGCCAGGTCTGGGGCAGCGGCCTCGCGGCCGAGGCCGAGCAGGAAGCCTGGCTGCGGGAGGAACTCGACCAGGCGGAGCGGGCCGGGGAGAAGGTTGCCCTCTTCCAGCACGCTCCGCTCTTCCTCCGCGAGCCCGACGAGCGACGCACCGGCCGCGAGCTGTACTGGTGCCCCGAGCCCGCCGCCCGCGATCGGGTGCTCGCCCTGCTCGACCGCCCCTGCGTCGCCGCCGTGTGCAACGGGCACGTGCACCGCTGGCGGGAGCGGCGGGTCGGCCCCACCCTCTTCCGCTGGTGCCCGGCCGTGTCGGGCACGCACACCGACGCCGACTACTTCCCCGGCGACGGCGAGCCGCACCTCCACGTCCTGCCGACGATCGAGACGACGCCCGGCGGCGGGCTGCGCTTCGGTCACGCTTCCTCCCCGCTCGTCACCACCGTCCGCTACGCCTGA
- a CDS encoding NAD-dependent epimerase/dehydratase family protein, with translation MKILLTGASSFTGAHYAATLAARGHEVTATFTRGEGDYADGGVRQDRVARVTGCAKPLWNASFGDDRFTDTLASGGFDALCHHAADVTDYKSPAFDAAGAIANNTRNAHAVLASVAADGGVLMLTGSVFAGGRGAGSDGLPHFSPYGLSKGLSNELLAYLAAAAGVPCGEVVIPNPFGPLEEPRFTAYLVKTWMKEEAAGCNTPLYVRDNLHVGLLALAYADAVERLAARRPAFERLEPSGYIESQGAFAQRYAREMSGRLGKPCVLNLADQTAFSEPRIRVNTDPLDEAALGFDEAAAWDEAAADYLRRLG, from the coding sequence ATGAAGATCCTCCTGACCGGCGCCTCCTCCTTCACGGGAGCCCACTACGCGGCGACGCTCGCGGCCCGCGGCCACGAGGTGACGGCGACGTTCACGCGCGGGGAGGGCGACTACGCCGACGGCGGGGTGCGGCAGGACCGGGTCGCCCGGGTGACCGGCTGCGCCAAGCCGCTCTGGAACGCTTCCTTCGGCGACGACCGCTTCACCGACACGCTCGCCTCGGGCGGCTTCGACGCGTTGTGCCACCACGCGGCGGACGTCACGGACTACAAGTCGCCCGCTTTCGACGCGGCGGGCGCCATCGCCAACAACACCCGCAACGCCCACGCCGTGCTGGCGAGCGTGGCGGCCGACGGCGGCGTGCTCATGCTCACCGGCTCGGTCTTCGCCGGCGGCCGCGGCGCGGGCAGCGACGGTCTCCCGCACTTCTCGCCGTACGGCCTCTCCAAGGGCCTCTCCAACGAGCTGCTCGCCTACCTCGCGGCGGCCGCGGGCGTGCCGTGCGGCGAGGTCGTGATCCCCAACCCCTTCGGCCCGCTGGAGGAGCCGCGCTTCACCGCCTACCTCGTCAAGACGTGGATGAAAGAGGAGGCGGCGGGCTGCAACACGCCGCTTTACGTGCGCGACAACCTCCACGTCGGCCTGCTGGCGCTGGCCTACGCCGACGCGGTGGAGCGGCTCGCGGCCCGGCGGCCGGCTTTCGAGCGGCTCGAGCCCTCGGGTTACATCGAGAGCCAGGGCGCCTTCGCGCAGCGCTACGCGCGGGAGATGTCCGGCCGGCTCGGGAAGCCGTGCGTGCTGAACCTGGCCGACCAGACCGCATTCAGCGAGCCGCGGATCCGCGTGAACACCGACCCGCTGGACGAGGCGGCGCTGGGCTTCGACGAGGCCGCGGCTTGGGACGAGGCGGCCGCGGACTACCTCCGGCGGCTGGGCTGA
- a CDS encoding DUF4056 domain-containing protein, whose product MASLLRSSLATRSRRGFRLLLVAACLALAGCGYPNRGATLDRMGASLGLAPETAAFDPPTLRLGVMPFDAWYSPWEALDADALGNHRHEAAGLLGTPLGSPRGAEVSRGILYTQRGGFLDIAHLRNAVDLTRFVHRQVAPWLREDQPVTLEMLAAEPDLYRVTLTPPPNATPGERDAAAVEIAGRIAYLMTTWHEVLTWFGYRGLGVITERPSAFSYDDAPSHRVGVELAMAVLREVAPDPLGAREPGGEEIDGAVFDAAITAALPRRLHALGVVAPAEATARMRAMEGLWWDHGRPLLRVVDLGLDGSPLRAHLTPRPAAVGEASLLLARADAAPAGVVWDFDPTLRIAGVPLRDWFGVAIEPRSFEAAAIRHAAGVSGGEPIRPRAHFPTLEAALLAMPVP is encoded by the coding sequence GTGGCTTCGCTCCTCCGCTCCTCGCTGGCGACCCGCTCCCGCCGGGGCTTCCGCCTCCTGCTCGTGGCCGCCTGCCTCGCGCTGGCGGGGTGCGGGTACCCCAACCGGGGGGCGACGCTCGACCGGATGGGCGCATCGCTGGGGCTGGCGCCCGAGACCGCGGCCTTCGACCCCCCGACGCTCCGGCTGGGGGTGATGCCCTTCGACGCGTGGTACTCGCCCTGGGAAGCGCTCGACGCCGACGCGCTGGGGAACCACCGGCACGAGGCCGCCGGCCTGCTCGGCACGCCGCTGGGCTCCCCGCGCGGCGCGGAGGTCTCCCGCGGGATCCTCTACACGCAGCGGGGCGGCTTCCTCGACATCGCGCACCTGCGCAACGCGGTCGACCTCACCCGCTTCGTCCACCGGCAGGTGGCGCCGTGGCTGCGGGAGGACCAGCCGGTGACGCTGGAGATGCTCGCCGCCGAACCGGACCTCTACCGCGTGACGCTGACGCCGCCGCCAAACGCCACCCCCGGCGAGCGGGACGCGGCCGCCGTGGAGATCGCCGGCCGGATCGCGTACCTCATGACCACCTGGCACGAGGTGCTCACGTGGTTCGGGTACCGGGGGCTGGGCGTCATCACCGAGCGGCCGTCGGCGTTCAGCTACGACGACGCCCCGAGCCACCGCGTGGGCGTGGAGCTGGCGATGGCGGTGCTCCGCGAGGTCGCGCCCGACCCGCTCGGGGCGCGGGAGCCCGGCGGCGAAGAGATCGACGGAGCCGTCTTCGACGCCGCCATCACCGCCGCGCTGCCCCGGCGTCTGCACGCGCTCGGCGTGGTCGCGCCGGCGGAGGCGACCGCTCGGATGCGGGCGATGGAGGGGCTGTGGTGGGATCACGGCCGGCCGCTGCTGCGCGTCGTGGATCTGGGCCTCGACGGCTCGCCGCTGCGTGCCCACCTCACGCCGCGGCCCGCCGCCGTCGGCGAGGCGTCGCTGCTGCTCGCCCGCGCCGACGCGGCGCCCGCGGGCGTGGTGTGGGACTTCGACCCGACGCTCCGCATCGCCGGCGTGCCGCTGCGGGATTGGTTCGGCGTGGCGATCGAGCCGCGGAGCTTCGAGGCCGCCGCCATCCGGCACGCCGCGGGCGTCAGCGGCGGGGAGCCGATCCGGCCGCGGGCCCACTTCCCGACGCTGGAGGCGGCGCTGCTCGCGATGCCGGTGCCCTGA
- a CDS encoding ComF family protein yields the protein MLRFPPPEPRRGWLQSRRGDAAALFDAAVPRLVEAAVSAAGGFEAADPATACPRCGEALGPGCRGPEDPNCPAAGAPWSRLHQLGPYAGDLSAWIARMKFRREWAWSGFFGARLAAAWLAARPGPEAPTPAVAFVPMPLRRRWHRGFNQARLMADALAAEAAAGGVPLRVVPLLRRRRHTPPQRGMSRQQRLRRMSRAFAAARPWPGRPAAPAGPVLLVDDVLTTGATLRAASATLRAAGHGPVEVAVAAVVPRRR from the coding sequence GTGCTCCGCTTCCCGCCCCCCGAGCCCCGCCGCGGGTGGTTGCAGAGCCGGCGGGGCGACGCGGCCGCCCTGTTCGACGCCGCGGTTCCGCGCCTCGTCGAGGCCGCCGTGTCCGCGGCCGGCGGCTTCGAGGCGGCCGACCCCGCCACCGCCTGCCCGCGCTGCGGGGAAGCGCTGGGCCCGGGTTGCCGCGGGCCCGAGGACCCCAACTGCCCCGCGGCCGGGGCGCCGTGGTCGCGGCTGCACCAGCTCGGGCCCTACGCGGGCGACCTGTCGGCGTGGATCGCGCGGATGAAGTTCCGGCGCGAGTGGGCCTGGAGCGGCTTCTTCGGGGCCCGGCTCGCCGCCGCCTGGCTTGCCGCCCGCCCCGGCCCGGAGGCCCCGACGCCGGCGGTGGCCTTCGTGCCGATGCCGCTGCGACGCCGCTGGCACCGCGGCTTCAACCAGGCGCGGCTGATGGCCGACGCGCTCGCCGCCGAGGCGGCGGCGGGGGGCGTCCCGCTGCGGGTCGTGCCGCTGCTCCGCCGCCGCCGCCACACGCCGCCGCAACGCGGCATGAGCCGCCAGCAACGGCTGCGGCGCATGTCGCGCGCCTTCGCCGCGGCCCGCCCCTGGCCCGGCCGGCCCGCCGCGCCCGCCGGGCCCGTGCTGCTCGTGGACGACGTGCTGACCACCGGCGCGACGCTCCGCGCCGCCTCCGCGACCCTCCGCGCCGCCGGCCACGGCCCCGTCGAGGTCGCCGTCGCCGCGGTCGTGCCACGCCGCCGCTGA